In Bacteriovorax stolpii, a single genomic region encodes these proteins:
- a CDS encoding SGNH/GDSL hydrolase family protein, with protein sequence MHDSNQKIERFLARTFMVLISSVLCLTSAEIIYRTFVREKVLKDAWMLTDDNHVPRPYVMATGRPGSPIYNDFHNELGYRGHLPVLPKPSDEFRVIVLGGSTVHFNKVDIPRYIEAAAHKEAIGKNLKAYNFGIASSVSQQDLVRLVTDVIEYDPDLVIHYGGGNDVFAVVDPRVNYPHRFSLYEKKVWEGQSVREYPFFHSILLGSQIYRDLFTEDIKKRDFADSGFATPAANQTEELRLWAYTQNMEIMNHISQSFGINFLSVIQPMVYFKKNAGSEVEKSFLQNTEQVNTQEERRRNILFTFSHKKFPYADCTGIYDESKEEVFRDYIHLVDGKDSLPGECIWKAIKEKNLMAKVRKERPLNLQPSHLFFTGNQGQ encoded by the coding sequence ATGCATGACTCTAACCAGAAGATAGAACGTTTTCTCGCGCGCACCTTTATGGTGCTTATTTCTTCTGTTTTATGTTTGACGAGTGCTGAAATCATCTACCGAACTTTTGTGCGTGAGAAGGTTTTAAAAGACGCCTGGATGCTCACCGATGACAATCATGTTCCCCGTCCCTATGTTATGGCCACAGGGCGACCGGGCTCTCCTATCTATAATGACTTTCATAATGAATTAGGTTACCGCGGGCATTTGCCAGTTCTGCCAAAGCCCTCTGATGAATTCAGGGTGATTGTTCTTGGAGGATCAACAGTTCACTTCAATAAAGTCGATATCCCCAGGTATATTGAAGCGGCCGCTCACAAGGAAGCCATCGGGAAAAATCTTAAGGCCTACAATTTTGGTATTGCTTCATCAGTCAGCCAGCAGGATCTAGTTAGACTCGTCACAGATGTGATTGAATATGATCCCGATCTCGTCATTCACTATGGCGGAGGCAATGATGTCTTTGCTGTCGTTGATCCAAGAGTTAATTACCCTCATCGCTTTTCTCTATATGAGAAAAAAGTTTGGGAAGGACAAAGTGTAAGAGAATATCCTTTTTTTCATAGCATTCTTCTTGGGAGCCAGATCTATCGAGACCTTTTTACTGAAGACATTAAAAAAAGAGATTTTGCTGATAGTGGCTTTGCTACACCTGCGGCCAATCAAACCGAAGAGCTTCGCCTCTGGGCCTATACCCAGAATATGGAGATCATGAATCACATTTCCCAATCCTTCGGAATAAATTTTCTGAGCGTCATTCAACCAATGGTTTACTTTAAAAAGAATGCAGGAAGTGAAGTTGAAAAAAGTTTTCTGCAAAATACAGAACAAGTTAATACTCAGGAGGAAAGACGAAGGAACATTCTTTTTACTTTCTCTCACAAAAAATTTCCCTACGCCGATTGCACAGGGATTTACGATGAATCCAAAGAAGAAGTTTTTCGCGACTATATCCACTTAGTAGATGGAAAAGACTCACTTCCCGGTGAGTGCATCTGGAAGGCCATTAAGGAAAAAAATCTGATGGCAAAAGTCCGTAAAGAAAGACCTTTAAACCTACAACCTTCCCACCTTTTCTTTACCGGTAATCAGGGGCAATAG
- a CDS encoding DUF4383 domain-containing protein, producing MTNNLQTRNFALIAGLVMMMMGLIAFVPTLNVTEGLPLIKVNTSYGMFLDVFPLNIFNKIALILFGIAGIACYFSKSSSTHYSIIYAKVVFWVMGALAILGIIPMTNTLFGYWPLFGFEIFAHGIFAIAGGYYGYVIHREDSYHHHPHNMHKV from the coding sequence ATGACAAACAATCTACAAACCAGAAATTTTGCCCTGATTGCAGGACTAGTAATGATGATGATGGGGCTAATCGCCTTTGTCCCCACATTAAATGTAACAGAGGGTCTTCCTCTGATAAAAGTCAACACCAGTTACGGAATGTTTCTTGATGTATTCCCACTTAATATCTTTAACAAAATTGCACTAATTCTTTTTGGGATTGCCGGAATCGCTTGTTATTTCTCAAAAAGCAGCAGCACACACTACTCGATTATTTATGCTAAAGTTGTTTTCTGGGTTATGGGCGCACTCGCCATTCTGGGGATAATACCCATGACTAATACTCTTTTTGGTTACTGGCCATTATTTGGTTTTGAAATCTTTGCCCATGGTATCTTTGCCATTGCCGGTGGTTATTATGGTTATGTCATTCACCGCGAAGACAGCTACCATCATCATCCACACAATATGCATAAGGTATAA
- a CDS encoding ATP-binding protein: protein MTDLKDEKTRLESLHELEILDTEKEECYDDITFLAASICNAPISLISFVDSDRQWFKSKVGLEMNQTPREVAFCDHAIKQDDLFLVENPLLDERFKNNPLVTSGIKIRFYAGVPLKAKNGCNLGTLCIIDTQPKTLTDDQRQALLRLARQSEHLLTFRLESKLLQKTQEELKTSEEWAHIFFNDSTDMMGIVRVDQQKGWPLEAVNPAFCQKVNIIAQQIIGKPVEKIISSSLIPVTLENFLRVIAHKTSVKFESTSHLNGVETHYESVISPKINCHGEVSHFLIMARDITERKRNEALISQQNLTIAQSSKFSELGELAGSMAHEINNPLTVILSRSSKLKNQLMANEYNQPAFLKSITQINETAARIAKIIKGLKNISRNADLDPMNLISLVSIIEDAQFLCEERLRTSDIKLSVECPENVSLELEARAPQLTQVLINLINNSVHAISSLDEKWIKMNISESKDKEYIIIRTSDSGFGISSDIQMKIMEPFFTTKEFGKGTGLGLSISRGIIESHQGKFYYDPSFKNTTFTIEIPRKQKKDVKLTA from the coding sequence ATGACCGATTTAAAAGATGAAAAGACAAGACTTGAGAGTCTCCATGAACTAGAAATCCTGGATACTGAAAAAGAAGAGTGTTACGACGATATCACTTTTCTTGCGGCATCAATTTGTAATGCCCCCATTTCTCTTATTAGTTTTGTCGATAGTGACCGTCAATGGTTTAAGTCCAAAGTAGGACTTGAAATGAACCAGACTCCCAGAGAAGTGGCCTTTTGCGATCATGCTATAAAACAAGACGATCTTTTTCTCGTCGAAAACCCCCTGCTTGATGAGAGGTTCAAAAATAATCCTTTAGTCACAAGCGGAATTAAAATCCGTTTCTATGCCGGTGTTCCATTAAAAGCAAAAAATGGCTGTAACTTGGGAACTCTTTGTATTATAGATACTCAACCAAAAACGCTGACAGATGATCAAAGACAGGCCCTTTTAAGATTGGCCCGTCAATCAGAACATCTCCTCACTTTTAGACTTGAAAGTAAACTTCTGCAAAAGACTCAAGAGGAATTGAAAACATCTGAAGAATGGGCCCACATTTTTTTTAACGATTCTACCGACATGATGGGGATTGTGCGAGTTGATCAGCAAAAAGGATGGCCACTAGAAGCTGTTAATCCGGCCTTTTGTCAAAAGGTCAATATAATCGCCCAGCAAATTATTGGGAAGCCGGTTGAAAAAATTATCTCTTCTTCTCTTATTCCGGTGACATTAGAAAATTTCCTTAGAGTTATCGCCCATAAAACCAGTGTGAAGTTTGAATCAACCTCTCATCTAAATGGCGTTGAAACTCATTATGAGTCAGTTATTTCTCCTAAAATCAATTGCCATGGCGAAGTCTCTCATTTCTTGATCATGGCCCGAGATATCACAGAAAGAAAACGTAACGAAGCACTTATTTCTCAACAAAACCTGACAATTGCTCAAAGTTCAAAATTCTCTGAACTCGGAGAGCTTGCAGGAAGTATGGCCCACGAGATTAACAATCCCTTGACAGTGATCCTCTCTCGCTCGAGTAAATTAAAAAATCAACTCATGGCAAATGAGTATAATCAGCCAGCTTTTTTAAAGAGCATCACTCAGATCAATGAGACTGCTGCCAGAATTGCAAAAATCATCAAAGGTTTAAAAAATATTTCTCGCAATGCAGACTTAGACCCTATGAACCTTATCAGCCTGGTAAGCATTATAGAAGATGCCCAATTTCTCTGTGAAGAAAGACTCCGAACTTCAGATATTAAACTTAGTGTCGAGTGTCCGGAGAATGTTTCACTTGAACTTGAGGCCCGTGCCCCTCAACTAACTCAGGTTCTCATTAATCTTATTAATAATTCTGTTCACGCCATTTCATCGCTGGATGAAAAATGGATAAAAATGAATATCTCAGAATCAAAGGATAAGGAATATATCATCATCCGAACCTCAGACAGTGGCTTTGGGATTTCATCTGATATTCAAATGAAGATTATGGAACCTTTCTTTACGACTAAAGAATTCGGAAAAGGTACTGGACTGGGGCTCTCTATTTCCCGTGGGATTATTGAAAGCCATCAAGGCAAGTTCTACTACGATCCATCATTTAAAAATACGACATTTACAATTGAGATTCCAAGAAAACAAAAAAAGGATGTCAAACTGACAGCATAA
- a CDS encoding efflux RND transporter permease subunit, whose amino-acid sequence MLNKIIHFSVFNRYSVLALTLLVAIAGVFAFQKLPIDAVPDITNNQVQVNTPVEGLAPEEIERTITQPVEAGLRGIADVEQIRSITRFGLSQVTIVFKDKVDIYRARQLVSERLQGISSSLPSGITPEIGPISSGLGEIYQYIIDFEKVDPTKEGRLKQLMELKSIQEWTIKPRLLSVAGVAEINTSGGFEKQFHIIPNMAKMASYNIHFDDITAALEKVNRNVGGGSVEQTAEQFLIQGIGLLKNEEEILNVPVKKLESLKVIRIKDFASVKLGKEIRTGSATHNGKEAVLGTVMMLLGENSRTVSLRVDEKIDEIKKALPKGISLTTVYDRSVLVNATLGTVEHNLMFGAILVIVVLFILLGNVRAAIITAVTIPLTLLATFLIMKPLGLSGNLMSLGALDFGIIVDGTVIVLDNCVRYIHELKKKYGRKLTRAEIMQAVYDATVEIRLAAGFGELVVVAVFIPVFGLTGVEGKMFLPMALTFAIAVFCALIFSFTMAPALASIILSGDAEEKEPKFMELLKKIYRPVLDFSIYNPKKIMAIGALSVALGVGLFMTRGSEFLPQLSEGSFAFHMIRPVNIGLDQSIKFQEKAEEIIKEFPEVDHVFSRIGTSEVATDPMGVNVSDTYIMLNDVKSWPKVDNKKQTHEILVQRIITRLQEELPGQNYLASQPIQMRFNELLEGTRADVAVKIFGPDMKTLMNYAKETKEIIEKVPGAGDVEEDLAGTSPVLRVFPKNDVLASIGASSGDVLDSVEIALGGKEVGVLYEENKKFPIIVRLSENERSDLDVIKKIPVGISESLSVPLNQVAQTEFSETYGSITREDSNRRSAVLVNLRGRDTESFVHEARALVDEKIKLPDGYYFKWGGNFENLQVAKSRLLLLTPLALGLVLMMIYAAFGNVKETFLVFSCVPMALVGGVIGLIANSLPFSISAGVGFIALSGIAVLNGVVLVNFFNQLKREGLIGVEILRTGAMVRLRPVLMTAMVAVFGFLPMMLSTGVGAEVQRPLASVVIGGIISSTLLTLVVVPSLYGAFILKLKPSHREHSSSTVGETAGYEV is encoded by the coding sequence ATGTTAAATAAAATAATTCATTTTTCGGTTTTTAACCGCTATAGCGTCCTTGCCTTGACTCTCTTGGTTGCTATTGCGGGTGTTTTTGCCTTTCAAAAACTACCTATTGATGCTGTCCCTGACATCACTAATAATCAGGTACAAGTTAACACCCCTGTTGAAGGTCTTGCACCGGAAGAAATTGAGCGCACGATCACTCAGCCAGTGGAAGCAGGTTTACGTGGAATTGCTGATGTTGAACAAATCAGGTCAATCACGCGTTTTGGACTTTCCCAGGTCACTATCGTTTTTAAAGATAAGGTAGATATTTACAGAGCAAGACAACTTGTCTCTGAAAGACTACAGGGGATTTCTTCATCTCTGCCGAGTGGAATTACACCAGAAATCGGGCCGATTTCTTCGGGGCTAGGAGAGATCTACCAATACATCATTGATTTTGAAAAAGTAGATCCGACTAAAGAAGGTAGGCTTAAGCAGTTAATGGAGCTTAAATCAATCCAGGAATGGACAATTAAGCCAAGACTTTTAAGTGTTGCTGGTGTTGCAGAAATCAATACCAGTGGTGGTTTTGAAAAGCAATTCCACATCATTCCTAACATGGCGAAGATGGCCTCTTACAATATCCACTTTGATGACATTACCGCGGCCCTGGAAAAGGTGAATCGCAATGTTGGTGGAGGAAGTGTAGAGCAAACCGCAGAGCAGTTTTTGATTCAGGGGATTGGTCTCTTAAAAAATGAAGAAGAGATACTGAATGTTCCAGTTAAAAAATTAGAATCACTGAAAGTTATCCGCATTAAAGATTTTGCCAGCGTAAAACTGGGAAAAGAAATCAGAACGGGAAGTGCAACTCACAATGGAAAAGAAGCTGTCCTTGGGACTGTTATGATGCTCCTTGGAGAGAACAGCCGTACGGTTTCATTGCGTGTGGATGAGAAAATTGATGAGATTAAAAAAGCACTTCCAAAGGGTATTTCTTTAACTACAGTTTATGACCGTTCAGTACTGGTCAATGCTACGCTGGGAACAGTTGAGCACAACCTTATGTTTGGTGCGATTTTAGTTATTGTTGTTCTCTTTATCTTATTAGGAAACGTGAGGGCCGCTATTATTACAGCAGTCACCATTCCTCTTACCTTACTTGCGACTTTTTTAATCATGAAGCCACTTGGGCTTTCGGGGAACTTGATGAGTTTAGGGGCCCTGGATTTTGGTATTATTGTAGATGGAACAGTTATTGTTCTAGACAACTGTGTCCGTTATATTCATGAACTTAAGAAAAAGTATGGGCGAAAACTGACGAGAGCTGAAATTATGCAAGCAGTTTACGATGCAACTGTTGAGATTCGTCTTGCTGCTGGTTTTGGAGAGCTGGTTGTTGTAGCAGTGTTTATTCCGGTTTTTGGGCTTACGGGAGTTGAAGGGAAAATGTTCCTTCCGATGGCCTTGACTTTTGCTATTGCAGTCTTCTGTGCGCTTATTTTTTCATTTACGATGGCGCCAGCTCTGGCCTCAATTATTTTGAGTGGAGACGCTGAAGAGAAAGAGCCAAAGTTTATGGAGCTATTAAAGAAAATCTATCGCCCGGTTCTCGATTTCTCAATCTACAATCCTAAAAAGATTATGGCGATTGGGGCCTTGAGTGTCGCTCTTGGTGTTGGTCTTTTTATGACCAGAGGTTCAGAGTTTCTTCCTCAACTTAGCGAAGGATCTTTTGCCTTTCACATGATTAGACCGGTTAATATCGGTTTAGATCAATCAATTAAGTTTCAGGAGAAAGCAGAAGAGATTATTAAAGAGTTCCCGGAAGTCGATCACGTCTTCTCAAGAATCGGAACCAGCGAAGTGGCCACTGACCCAATGGGTGTGAACGTCTCGGATACATATATCATGCTTAATGATGTTAAGAGCTGGCCTAAAGTAGACAATAAAAAGCAGACTCATGAAATCCTGGTTCAGAGAATTATTACCCGCTTACAAGAAGAGCTGCCAGGACAGAATTACCTTGCCTCACAACCTATTCAAATGCGTTTTAACGAACTTCTAGAAGGAACAAGGGCCGATGTTGCCGTCAAAATCTTTGGGCCGGATATGAAGACATTGATGAACTACGCTAAAGAGACCAAAGAGATTATTGAAAAAGTTCCTGGTGCCGGAGATGTTGAAGAAGACCTGGCGGGAACATCTCCCGTTCTTCGCGTGTTTCCTAAAAATGATGTACTGGCCTCGATTGGAGCTTCTAGCGGTGATGTCCTTGACTCAGTAGAGATTGCTCTGGGTGGAAAGGAAGTTGGAGTTCTTTATGAAGAGAATAAAAAGTTTCCAATTATTGTCAGACTCTCTGAAAATGAGCGCAGTGACTTAGATGTTATTAAAAAAATCCCGGTGGGAATTTCTGAATCTTTAAGTGTGCCTCTAAATCAAGTTGCCCAGACTGAATTTTCTGAAACTTATGGAAGTATCACTCGTGAAGATTCTAACAGAAGATCAGCTGTTCTGGTTAACTTGCGCGGAAGAGACACTGAGAGCTTTGTTCACGAAGCGCGTGCTTTAGTAGACGAAAAAATTAAACTTCCAGATGGCTATTATTTTAAATGGGGTGGAAACTTTGAAAACCTTCAGGTCGCAAAATCGCGCCTGCTTCTTCTAACTCCACTTGCCCTAGGTCTGGTGCTTATGATGATCTATGCGGCCTTTGGAAATGTGAAGGAGACGTTCCTTGTTTTCTCATGTGTGCCGATGGCACTGGTTGGAGGGGTAATTGGCCTTATTGCCAATTCATTGCCATTTAGTATTTCAGCAGGAGTTGGCTTCATTGCTCTTTCGGGGATTGCCGTTTTAAACGGAGTCGTACTGGTTAACTTTTTTAATCAGTTAAAGAGAGAAGGTCTTATCGGTGTTGAGATCCTGCGTACAGGTGCAATGGTTAGGCTTCGTCCAGTTCTTATGACTGCGATGGTTGCGGTTTTTGGTTTTCTTCCGATGATGCTCTCTACTGGAGTTGGTGCCGAAGTGCAAAGACCTCTGGCAAGTGTTGTTATTGGAGGAATCATTTCTTCAACTCTTTTAACTCTTGTTGTTGTTCCATCTTTATATGGGGCCTTTATTTTAAAACTAAAACCTTCCCACCGCGAGCACTCCTCGTCAACGGTGGGGGAAACAGCGGGGTACGAGGTTTAG
- a CDS encoding multidrug effflux MFS transporter, translating into MSSETILKSKSFTDSKGFVVLLGALTAFDPLSIDMYLPAFGDIQREFHTSFDQVELSMSSFFIGMALGQLFYGPLSDRYGRKLPLLGGMILYFFATLGCMFAPNIEIFILLRVLQALGGCAGMVITRAILSDLFDSRRVADFMSSMALVMGLAPILAPTIGGYINNYFGWRAIFGLLAFSNLFCLAAIMALLPETHFKRLHNLNLSSTLKSYGQLLKDRMFVGYLIPVTAIRAGMFAYIAGSPFVFIELYGIPKIYYGWIFGLNAMGLVIASQINRVLLKRYTIDQVLKYTIAIAALASLIVFIGPMVSSLASVLLISIFIFIATLNFVTPNGMAGALSMQGHRAGTASALFGCLQWGLASVSSFMVSHFHNGTSLPMTGTILGCGLLSLIAYQVLKPRLQTT; encoded by the coding sequence ATGAGCTCTGAAACTATCTTAAAATCTAAATCGTTTACTGACTCCAAAGGTTTTGTCGTCTTACTTGGCGCTTTGACGGCGTTTGATCCGCTTTCAATCGACATGTATCTGCCGGCCTTTGGAGATATTCAAAGAGAATTTCATACATCATTTGATCAAGTGGAACTTTCGATGTCGTCCTTTTTTATCGGGATGGCCTTAGGGCAGCTTTTTTATGGGCCTCTGTCTGATCGCTATGGAAGAAAGCTTCCTCTATTAGGTGGGATGATTCTTTATTTTTTCGCCACTCTTGGATGTATGTTTGCTCCGAATATTGAGATTTTTATTCTCTTGCGTGTACTCCAAGCTTTAGGCGGTTGTGCCGGTATGGTTATCACGAGGGCCATTTTAAGCGATCTCTTTGATTCAAGGAGAGTTGCAGATTTTATGTCCTCAATGGCCTTAGTTATGGGACTTGCCCCAATCCTTGCTCCTACGATTGGTGGATACATCAATAATTATTTTGGTTGGAGGGCCATCTTTGGACTTCTCGCTTTTTCAAATCTTTTTTGTCTGGCGGCCATCATGGCCTTACTTCCAGAAACTCATTTCAAACGACTGCATAATTTAAACCTTTCTTCGACTCTAAAATCTTACGGGCAACTTTTAAAAGACCGCATGTTTGTCGGCTACCTGATTCCGGTGACGGCCATCAGAGCGGGGATGTTTGCTTATATTGCCGGCTCACCTTTTGTTTTTATCGAGCTCTACGGCATCCCAAAAATTTATTACGGATGGATCTTTGGTCTCAATGCTATGGGGTTAGTGATTGCTTCGCAAATTAATAGAGTTCTTTTAAAACGCTATACTATTGATCAAGTTCTAAAATACACTATCGCGATTGCAGCTCTTGCTTCTTTGATAGTTTTTATAGGGCCAATGGTGAGTTCGCTGGCCTCAGTTCTTTTGATTTCAATTTTTATTTTTATTGCGACACTAAACTTTGTCACACCTAATGGAATGGCCGGAGCTCTCTCGATGCAAGGGCATAGAGCAGGAACTGCTTCTGCTTTATTTGGATGTTTGCAATGGGGGTTGGCTTCAGTATCTTCTTTTATGGTCAGCCATTTCCACAATGGAACATCACTTCCAATGACTGGAACAATTTTAGGGTGTGGCCTTCTATCGCTGATTGCCTACCAGGTTTTAAAACCAAGGCTGCAAACTACTTAG
- a CDS encoding response regulator, with product MGPIFKILLAEDDEGIREAIFEILVEEGHEVTVARDGEDALTCLERKKFDLIMTDYKMPKMTGTQLIEWCKKHSVKSQVVFMTANMKALLLDDVIKKFPAKIIEKPMTLDDILDAVKFAQDNRKEAFSKFIQKNSLDMKYA from the coding sequence ATGGGCCCAATTTTTAAGATTTTATTAGCTGAAGATGATGAAGGGATTAGAGAAGCTATTTTTGAAATTTTAGTGGAAGAAGGACACGAAGTGACCGTTGCCAGAGATGGGGAAGACGCACTGACTTGTTTAGAGAGAAAAAAATTCGATCTTATTATGACAGATTATAAGATGCCGAAAATGACGGGGACACAGTTGATTGAGTGGTGTAAAAAACACAGCGTAAAGTCTCAGGTTGTTTTTATGACGGCCAATATGAAGGCCCTGCTTTTAGATGATGTGATTAAGAAATTTCCAGCAAAGATTATTGAGAAGCCAATGACTTTAGACGATATTTTGGATGCTGTGAAATTTGCGCAGGATAACCGCAAGGAAGCCTTTTCAAAATTTATTCAAAAAAATTCGTTGGATATGAAATATGCCTAA
- a CDS encoding multidrug effflux MFS transporter — MKKTNHVFLILMLGSLTALGPFTIDMYLSAFPQMAHFFQTSVAQVSMTLSSYFVGLASGQLIYGVLMDRFGRKKPLYAGLIFYIIASIACALSPNIEILIFFRFLQGLGACAASVAAFAMVRDLFTPQESTKVLSLLILILGVSPLLAPTIGGFLAVHFSWSVIFFVLTGIAFTILLVISRFLPETHHGDKSHVLKPMPIIRNYLSIIKEPQFYAFALSGATAFAGLFAYLASSPTIFMEIFKVSEAAYGWIFAIIAMGIVGMSQFNVPLVKRFSSEKILIGAFLSLLTVSLVFCFCAYHGYYNLYSVIFTLFLFLACIGLSNPNSAALAMAPFGKKAGSAAALMGFLQMVLGALASLGVSLLKAQTLLPISILFVVLSTLALIILSLGMRQIKNKVEVSGDEDMGLAH; from the coding sequence ATGAAAAAAACAAATCATGTTTTCCTCATTCTCATGCTCGGCTCTCTGACAGCACTAGGTCCATTTACAATTGATATGTACCTTTCGGCCTTCCCGCAGATGGCGCATTTTTTTCAAACGAGTGTGGCCCAAGTCTCGATGACACTTTCAAGTTACTTCGTAGGCCTTGCCTCTGGACAATTAATCTATGGCGTATTGATGGATCGCTTTGGAAGAAAAAAACCTCTTTATGCTGGTCTTATTTTTTACATCATCGCCTCTATTGCCTGCGCTCTTTCTCCCAACATCGAAATCTTAATCTTCTTTAGATTCCTACAAGGTCTAGGGGCCTGTGCCGCCAGCGTAGCTGCTTTTGCTATGGTCAGGGATTTATTTACTCCACAAGAAAGCACAAAAGTTCTCTCACTCCTGATTCTCATTTTAGGAGTTTCACCACTGCTTGCTCCAACGATTGGAGGATTTCTCGCAGTTCATTTTAGCTGGTCTGTGATTTTCTTTGTGCTTACAGGAATTGCATTCACTATCCTGCTGGTAATCTCGCGCTTTCTTCCTGAAACCCATCATGGAGATAAGTCTCATGTTTTAAAACCAATGCCGATTATTAGAAATTATCTTTCTATTATTAAAGAGCCCCAGTTCTACGCTTTCGCTCTTTCCGGAGCAACCGCCTTTGCAGGACTCTTTGCTTATCTCGCTTCTTCGCCAACTATCTTTATGGAAATTTTTAAAGTCAGTGAAGCTGCTTATGGATGGATCTTTGCTATCATCGCGATGGGAATCGTTGGGATGAGCCAGTTTAACGTTCCTTTGGTGAAGAGATTTTCAAGCGAAAAAATTCTTATTGGAGCTTTCCTTTCATTATTAACAGTAAGCCTTGTCTTCTGTTTTTGTGCTTACCACGGTTACTACAATCTCTACTCTGTGATCTTTACCCTCTTTTTATTCCTGGCCTGTATCGGTCTTTCAAATCCAAACTCTGCAGCGCTGGCCATGGCCCCTTTTGGAAAGAAGGCCGGAAGTGCGGCCGCTCTTATGGGATTTTTACAAATGGTATTAGGCGCTCTGGCCTCATTAGGAGTGAGTTTACTTAAAGCTCAGACTCTTCTGCCTATTTCTATTTTATTCGTCGTCCTCTCAACTCTAGCGCTTATTATTCTCTCGCTTGGAATGAGACAGATTAAAAATAAAGTTGAAGTTTCAGGAGATGAAGACATGGGGCTGGCCCACTAA
- a CDS encoding YaeQ family protein, with amino-acid sequence MKGLVYAMALKATIHKVRLSVANLNIHHYEDYNLTIAKHPSETNTRMIYRLVAFALLSQEGLEFTKGLSTDEEPDLWKINYDGSIDHWIELGLLEEKRIRQACSKSKKVSLFTYHGNQAEAWFESIEPHIRRFDHLNITHLSVVDGFDIEELAERTMNFDINIDHDELWLSTEKERVHFHFQNVVKSQDR; translated from the coding sequence GTGAAAGGATTAGTCTATGCCATGGCCTTAAAAGCAACAATTCACAAAGTTAGACTCTCTGTCGCCAATCTCAATATTCATCACTATGAAGATTATAATCTCACGATTGCTAAACATCCTTCAGAAACCAACACCAGAATGATTTATCGTTTGGTGGCCTTTGCTCTTCTTTCACAAGAAGGATTAGAGTTTACTAAGGGGCTCTCCACAGATGAAGAGCCTGATCTATGGAAGATCAATTATGATGGCTCCATTGATCACTGGATTGAGTTAGGTCTTTTAGAAGAAAAGCGTATCAGGCAGGCCTGTTCAAAGTCCAAAAAAGTTTCGCTCTTTACTTATCATGGCAATCAGGCCGAAGCTTGGTTTGAATCGATTGAACCGCATATCAGAAGATTTGATCATTTAAACATCACTCATCTTTCAGTTGTTGATGGATTTGATATTGAAGAGCTGGCAGAAAGAACGATGAATTTCGACATTAATATTGATCACGATGAACTGTGGTTATCAACTGAGAAAGAGAGAGTGCATTTCCATTTTCAGAATGTCGTCAAATCCCAAGATCGTTAA